In the genome of Massilibacillus massiliensis, one region contains:
- a CDS encoding tetratricopeptide repeat protein yields the protein MPYDIATRNLLNEAQHYYALERYQKSLDKLDQLMSMHPNDSEILYMTASSLFCLNRYDEATDYCRQALTNGFFVVDCYYLLGRIFMETNQYVEAEAYFLEALKNSPERADIMAVYGYLMIKTGHDKKSRQLIEEALSIDPSDEVVLQYHFYYHLAKNNRNDQVEALRKYLQTSDSEVRKLIQIGIMEYSNDNYKAAQENFREAFLLDPTNEEILSSLKELEQAASIFYFPQRMIDKIGGPAVVWIGMIVFVLSLRALGFPKAAGTVSVIYIAICVYSWMIPFVYKVIEKCKKC from the coding sequence ATGCCCTATGATATTGCAACACGAAATTTATTGAATGAGGCGCAGCATTATTATGCTTTGGAGCGTTATCAGAAGTCACTGGACAAGCTTGACCAATTGATGTCTATGCATCCAAATGACAGCGAGATATTGTATATGACAGCAAGTTCTTTGTTTTGTCTTAACCGATATGATGAGGCGACTGATTACTGTCGACAAGCTTTGACCAATGGTTTTTTTGTGGTAGATTGCTATTATTTGCTGGGGCGAATTTTCATGGAGACAAACCAGTATGTGGAAGCGGAAGCGTATTTTCTTGAAGCGCTGAAAAACAGTCCAGAAAGAGCGGATATCATGGCAGTCTATGGATATCTGATGATAAAAACAGGGCATGATAAGAAATCTCGTCAACTGATAGAAGAGGCGCTAAGCATAGACCCTTCTGATGAAGTTGTCCTACAATATCACTTTTATTACCATCTTGCTAAAAACAATCGCAATGATCAGGTCGAAGCTCTTAGAAAATATTTGCAAACTTCTGATAGTGAAGTGAGAAAGCTAATTCAGATTGGAATAATGGAATATAGCAACGACAATTATAAGGCTGCTCAGGAAAATTTTAGGGAGGCATTTCTTCTAGACCCAACTAACGAGGAGATTCTGTCCAGTTTGAAGGAGTTAGAGCAAGCTGCCAGTATATTTTATTTTCCGCAACGTATGATTGATAAAATTGGTGGACCTGCCGTTGTCTGGATCGGGATGATTGTTTTTGTTCTGAGCTTACGGGCGTTGGGATTTCCAAAAGCAGCTGGAACTGTGAGTGTAATATATATTGCGATTTGTGTTTATTCATGGATGATTCCTTTCGTGTATAAGGTCATTGAAAAATGTAAGAAATGTTGA
- a CDS encoding DUF3601 domain-containing protein, with the protein MIGPKELGFWSNLKAVNIGTERGILAKGKTYRVIKDFIDADGTTHKPGETWVFLAYSFLSYDNGLQWFITIDHRQEWAIPLWLDDLQQQQVDRNLANYIEICN; encoded by the coding sequence ATGATCGGTCCAAAAGAATTGGGGTTTTGGAGTAATCTAAAAGCCGTAAACATAGGAACAGAAAGAGGCATTCTTGCAAAAGGCAAAACATATCGCGTCATAAAAGACTTTATAGATGCCGATGGCACAACGCATAAACCAGGTGAAACATGGGTGTTTCTAGCTTACTCATTTCTTTCTTATGATAATGGATTGCAGTGGTTTATCACGATTGATCATAGGCAAGAATGGGCTATTCCATTGTGGCTAGACGACCTACAGCAACAGCAGGTAGATCGCAATCTTGCAAATTATATTGAAATTTGCAACTAA
- a CDS encoding ATP-binding protein yields MDKIELIQKMIEQDCTNAYAWYLLGVEYCEQETESQALQAFSEALKYGDEVLKDKIFTELGKIANRKQDEAPLLSPEQENEKAEALHSELTERSDDAQEETDRADNLISLKVIEGGKRSGFSLDQETPIVRFRDVGGLENLKEIIRMKIIKPFNNPGLFDRFRKKTGGGILLFGPPGCGKTYIAKATAGECNANFIPVHITDILDPYLGMSSQNIKDIFENARTKKPCILFFDEIDTVGYNRAKLSSEHMRPIVDHLLAEIEGIDSSTDKLLIIGATNMPWDVDSAFKRPGRFDKTVFVPPPDEAARVSIFKLKLDGRPVETIDYALLAKATDVYSGADIDNVVEVATENVIQEILSSGIERPISMKDLIDAIKSTRPSTIEWLRTIKNYVKYANQAGLYDDVESYLSSHKKILG; encoded by the coding sequence ATGGATAAAATTGAGCTGATTCAAAAGATGATCGAACAAGACTGCACAAATGCCTACGCATGGTATCTGCTTGGTGTGGAATATTGTGAACAGGAAACTGAAAGTCAAGCTTTGCAAGCGTTCTCAGAGGCACTTAAATATGGGGATGAAGTGTTAAAAGATAAGATTTTTACTGAACTGGGGAAGATCGCAAATAGAAAGCAGGATGAAGCTCCACTGCTTAGCCCGGAACAAGAAAATGAAAAAGCGGAGGCGTTGCATTCAGAGCTGACGGAAAGGTCGGATGATGCACAAGAAGAGACTGACAGAGCGGATAACCTTATATCATTAAAAGTTATCGAGGGCGGAAAACGTAGTGGCTTTAGTCTAGATCAAGAAACGCCTATTGTTCGATTTCGTGATGTTGGTGGATTGGAAAATCTCAAAGAGATTATCAGAATGAAAATCATAAAACCTTTCAATAATCCTGGTTTATTTGATCGATTCAGGAAAAAAACGGGGGGCGGAATTTTACTTTTTGGACCTCCAGGCTGTGGAAAAACATATATTGCAAAGGCTACTGCAGGAGAATGTAACGCGAATTTTATTCCTGTACATATTACTGATATTCTTGATCCTTATTTGGGGATGAGCTCGCAGAATATTAAAGATATATTTGAGAATGCAAGGACTAAAAAACCCTGTATTCTGTTTTTTGATGAAATTGATACAGTAGGGTATAACAGAGCCAAACTATCATCTGAACATATGCGTCCTATCGTCGATCATCTATTGGCAGAAATTGAAGGCATTGACTCTAGTACAGATAAATTATTGATTATTGGGGCGACCAATATGCCCTGGGATGTGGATTCTGCTTTTAAGAGACCTGGAAGATTTGATAAAACAGTTTTCGTTCCGCCACCAGATGAAGCTGCTCGGGTCTCTATATTCAAGCTGAAATTGGATGGTAGACCAGTGGAGACGATAGATTATGCGTTGTTGGCGAAAGCGACAGATGTATATTCTGGTGCTGATATCGATAATGTGGTCGAAGTTGCGACGGAGAATGTGATTCAGGAGATACTGTCATCAGGTATAGAACGCCCTATCTCAATGAAGGATCTGATTGACGCGATTAAAAGCACGAGACCTTCTACAATCGAGTGGCTGAGAACGATAAAAAACTATGTAAAGTATGCCAATCAAGCTGGATTGTATGATGATGTGGAAAGCTATTTATCCAGTCATAAGAAGATATTGGGCTAG
- a CDS encoding DUF1266 domain-containing protein: protein MKKYFMIFVIVIAGLLISGIGYVQQKETSPSVLWMNGTFAVLTELNGADYTIFGTVEMNEENKQREIQALSEWWDVTDRTSADETLDWLLREGHRKDYVLTMQRMVQSGADKMTQAELLAFTQEVTGDETKGYYLANAYYNYKKYGPKAIDAWDYCRAMSLISWYYVAGYYSESEAMNKSLEVAQIMQTKFSSWDALMDSYFRGYEYWAESSSDERRSIYEEIKTRSDSPYHLNWNLVFNKN from the coding sequence ATGAAAAAATATTTTATGATATTTGTTATAGTAATTGCTGGTTTATTGATATCTGGTATTGGATATGTACAACAGAAAGAAACATCGCCTAGTGTTCTCTGGATGAATGGAACTTTTGCTGTTTTGACGGAGTTAAATGGGGCGGATTATACGATCTTTGGCACGGTGGAAATGAATGAAGAAAATAAACAAAGGGAGATTCAGGCGCTGAGCGAGTGGTGGGACGTTACGGATCGAACAAGTGCGGATGAAACGTTGGATTGGCTTCTGCGTGAGGGGCATCGTAAGGATTATGTTCTGACGATGCAAAGGATGGTACAAAGCGGCGCAGACAAAATGACCCAGGCAGAATTGCTTGCATTCACGCAAGAAGTTACAGGCGATGAAACCAAAGGATATTACCTTGCCAATGCATATTATAATTATAAAAAATATGGACCAAAGGCAATCGATGCATGGGACTACTGTCGGGCAATGTCTTTGATCTCCTGGTATTATGTTGCTGGTTACTATAGTGAGAGTGAAGCGATGAACAAATCTCTTGAAGTGGCACAAATAATGCAGACGAAGTTTTCATCGTGGGATGCGCTGATGGACAGTTATTTCAGGGGATATGAATATTGGGCAGAAAGCAGCAGTGATGAACGCCGAAGCATTTATGAAGAGATTAAAACAAGAAGCGATAGTCCTTACCATTTGAATTGGAATTTGGTTTTTAATAAAAATTAA